In Zingiber officinale cultivar Zhangliang chromosome 3B, Zo_v1.1, whole genome shotgun sequence, a single window of DNA contains:
- the LOC122054806 gene encoding phosphoenolpyruvate carboxykinase (ATP) 1-like, whose product MHGREKPENGICHDDSAPPVKAKTIDELHSMQKKRSAPTTPIKDGAQQGNAAFATISEEERGNIQIPCRILVGHRRIDFSKPKRKQFLRTRILEAPEPRLKNPPAAEEPKKNKKIIVEDEIDVKYKSFKKFDTVKEHSDNYFSIPEHLDGVSSCREIKINFCTWHNSAYLEDSDIQNMCIRTTPEELEDFSTPDVTIYNVGQFPCNRYTHYMTTSTSIDLNLDRKEMVILGTQYAGEMKKGLFGVMHYLMPKRNILSLNSSNNMGKDGDVALFFGLSGTGKATLSTDHNRLLIGDDEHCWSENGISNIEGGCYAKCIGLTKEKEPDIWNAIKFGTVLENIIFDEHTREVDYSDNSITENTRASYTIEYIPNAKIPCVGPHPKNVILLACDAFGVLPLVSKLTLPQTMYHFISGYTALV is encoded by the exons ATGCATGGGAGGGAGAAACCGGAGAACGGGATCTGCCACGACGACAGCGCGCCGCCGGTGAAGGCGAAGACCATCGATGAACTGCACTCCATGCAGAAGAAGAGGTCGGCGCCGACCACCCCCATCAAGGACGGCGCGCAGCAGGGCAACGCTGCCTTCGCCACCATCTCAGAGGAGGAGC ggggaAACATCCAGATTCCTTGCCGGATACTGGTGGGTCACCGCCGGATCGATTTTTCTAAACCTAAAAGGAAACAATTCTTGAGAACAAGAATCCTTGAAGCACCTGAACCTCGGTTGAAGAATCCTCCTGCTGCCGAAGAGCCAAAAAAGAACAAGAAGATCATTGTTGAAGATGAGATCGATGTGAAGTATAAATCATTTAAGAAATTTGATACTGTTAAAGAACACTCAGATAACTATTTCAGCATCCCAGAGCATCTCGATGGTGTTTCGTCTTGTCGGGAAATTAAG ATCAACTTCTGCACTTGGCATAATTCTGCATATCTAGAGGATTCAGATATCCAAAACAT GTGCATCCGTACTACGCCTGAAGAACTGGAGGATTTCAGTACTCCGGACGTCACAATTTACAATGTTGGCCAGTTTCCATGTAATCGATACACACACTACATGACTACCTCCACCAGCATTGATCTTAATCTTGATAGGAAAGAAATGGTCATCCTTGGCACACAGTATGCCGGGGAGATGAAGAAGGGTTTGTTCGGTGTGATGCACTATCTAATGCCTAAAAGAAACATTCTCTCCCTGAACTCTAGCAACAATATGGGCAAAGATGGTGATGTTGCCCTCTTCTTTGGACTATCAG GCACAGGGAAAGCTACTCTATCTACAGACCACAACAGGCTTCTTATTGGCGATGATGAGCATTGCTGGAGTGAAAATGGTATTTCAAACATTGAAGGAGGTTGCTATGCAAAATGTATCGGCCTAACAAAGGAGAAGGAACCTGACATTTGGAATGCCATCAAATTTGGAACCG TGTTGGAAAACATCATTTTCGATGAACACACTAGGGAAGTAGACTACTCTGATAACTCTATTACAG AGAACACTCGAGCTTCATATACAATTGAGTATATTCCTAATGCGAAGATACCGTGTGTTGGTCCGCACCCTAAGAATGTCATCCTCTTGGCATGTGATGCTTTTGGCGTGCTTCCACTAGTTAGCAAACTTACTTTACCGCAAACAATGTATCACTTCATAAGCGGTTACACTGCTCTGGTG
- the LOC122054807 gene encoding probable UDP-arabinose 4-epimerase 2 yields the protein MAAHGVKTLIYSSTCATYGEPEKMPITEVTPQHPINPYGKAKKMAEDIILDFSKRSDMAVMILRYFNVIGSDPEGRLGEAPRPELREHGRISGACFDATLGIIPGLNVSYINLQLLATCYLQNGKVYYAYQVSKC from the exons ATGGCAGCACATGGTGTTAAAACTCTTATTTACTCAAGTACATGTGCAACTTATGGGGAACCGGAAAAAATGCCTATTACAGAAGTAACTCCTCAG CATCCTATCAACCCATATGGGAAGGCCAAAAAGATGGCGGAGGATATTATTTTGGACTTCTCAAAGAGATCAGACATGGCAGTCATGATCTTAAG ATATTTCAATGTTATTGGATCAGATCCTGAAGGAAGGTTAGGTGAAGCTCCAAGACCTGAGTTACGTGAGCACGGGCGTATATCCGGTGCTTGCTTTGATGCAACACTGGGTATCATACCTGGTCTGAAT GTGTCTTAT ATTAATTTGCAGCTCCTGGCAACTTgttacttgcaaaatggaaaagtATATTATGCCTACCAGgtctcaaag TGCTGA